The DNA region TGAGCCGTGACCATGCAGCCCTGGTTCTCTAGAGGCTGTCTTACAATCATGGTGCAGTTTTGGAATAACGAGTTGGCGTCCCCGAAGATGAAATCGATTGTGCCCGAGATTTTGCACTCGCGATAGTATTGACGATGGACGTGGACGTAGAGGGTGTCTTGATAACCGTCCATGTCGCATTGGTAGAACATTGCCATGTCGGAAGATACACGGAGGGCGACCGCTTGATGTTTTTTGGCTCCGGCGCTGTTCTCGAATCCAATTCCCTTTGCAAAGAAGTGATTTCCTTGGACAACTGATAAAAGATGTGATTgaatttaatgaaatgttttgtTGGTGAGAGTAGATGAAAAACTATGGAGACTTAGAGCTCTCATAGagtgttatgttcaattttttaaactttttttttaagtttcgatgtttgataaaataatttttgatttttatagcAAATAAGCTCATTGATCTCGGCCCTTCTGACCTTTAGCTTTGATTTGGCTCTTCAAATAGTATTACTTACCAACAGTCGAAGTCCTAAAGGTGTTAATTCCGTCGACAAAATTCTTGTTTCCGGTAATCCTAGTTTTCGTCGGTCCGTCTCCAATCAAAACAACATTACTCATCTTCCTTCCAATCTCGAGATACTCTTGATAGATGCCAGCCTTAATATGAATAACAAAAGGAGTCTTGTTCTTCTTCGGCACTCTTAGGAGAGCGGCAGCGATGGTTTTCACATCGCCTGATCCGTCCAAGGCCACGGTGACTTTAGGAGTCAAGGGACCATTAACGTTGGTTTGAGTAAAGGCAGTTGCAGGAGCTTCGAGCAGGCTGCGTTTGCCGGCATCGATCCACGAGGGGAGACCGTCATCCGAAAGGAGTCTACGTCCGGTTAGGGCGGAGAGGTTGAGATTCGTAATGGTGTCGGCAAAGGCATCAACCATAGCAAGACCATTACGCGTCAATTCACCCGAGACTTGGAGGAGTTTCTTCATCTTCTCGCCGCTATCCCCTGTGGTGTTCTCGAAACCGTCCAAGCACGTTCCCTAGTTGATGACATCCAACAATTTAATAACTCTTTGTCATAACTTGTATTGACAATATTTCTATAATAAAGACCTGAAAAGTTAAGGCTCCACTTAGCCAAGTTTTGAGATCGGAGAAGAACTCATCAATCCCAGTAACATCGAAATTGGAGAACTTATCCATGGAATCCCGGAGATCATCCATGGAGTCGTTGAGAAGCTCTTTGCAGTTCTCGAAGGCATCATGCGTTCTAGGATCAGTCTCCGCCTGTTGAAGAACCGAAGAGTTCGCCATGGCGGACGAGATATGCTCGACCGCGACATTAAAGGCTAACTTAATGAGCTCTTTAGGATCACTAATGTTGCCAGCCGCCGGAGCCAAAGTGCTCGTGCACGTGTCCTTGTAGTCGGTGGACTTGCAGATCGACTCAACAGACTTAGTAGTGGTTGATATTCCTCCGCCCAAGTTCTCAGTGCCATCGGACGATTCACCGCCTCTTTTCGAGACGGTGACAACTCCGATGACGGCTGCCACCAGTAATATGGAAGACAAGCCCAAGACGGCTATCTTATTCGCCATTTTTGCTGATCAAAtatcatcaaatcaaatcaaacgtAAGATATcataaaatcaaacaacatCTAATTACTAAATTAAACATGTGTTACctcacaaatttttttaatttgttttttgtgTAAAGAAATGATTCAATAAGAGATAAGAAAGCTACGATGAAACTAGCTAGGGCTATTTCATATTAATGTAAGAATTTATTAACTAAGTGTTTTGACCATTTTCCCGATtaggttttatttgaaaaaacttagagagagaaagacagAAAAGGAGAGGtcaatgcatgcatgcatgagATAGATAAGGGGAGTGTCATATAACTAGGAAAATGCAGTTACTAGATAGAGGCAGAAACTCAATTCTCGGATTAATTGCCTAAATTCAGAcctattacaaattaaattaagattgttagctatatatataattttaaatttctatgaacaaataacaaaacatttctttttaattaatgcaAAAAAGTCCCATTTGTCTACTCAATGAAGAAAAATGTATCTAAACTTTgggattttattaatatatagtgATTTAAGAATGGCTTGACTCTAACCAAATCATTCaacattatttgatttttcaaactAAATACCTATTTTTCCTTTGCTTTCATCTTATTTTTATAACCATCTTTTGAACATTAATCCCTTTCTTTCTGTTTTTGTTCTAAAGCCTAGTCTTAGCCCTTTGCAGCTCGAGTTTACCAATGGTTCCAAGATGAACTTCATCTGGACCATCCGCAATTCTCAGTGTTCTCGAGACGGCCCACTGATGAGCCAATACAGTATCCTGCGAAACACCCGCAGCTCCGTGTACTTGCATTGCCATGTCAAGCACCTTCAGCGTCATATTAGGAGCTGCCACCTGTCAATTAACACAGACATAACAAATTTACAGACAGAAATTAAGAGTTTGAGGAAATTTATAAGATAACCTTAGCCATTGCAATAGTCCCACGGGCAGCCTTGTtgcctaaccggtcaagctggTCAGCTGCTTCAAGGACCAACAGTCTTGCCTGTTCGAGCTCTATCCGACACTAGTACAATTAAAGAGAATATGAGATAGAATCACACAATTGGTCCCAAAATATGGCAAGATCGAGTTCAAGCTTTACTAACTTTAGCCATGTCAGAAAGGAATGAACCGTGCTGAGCAATCAACTTCCCGAACGTTGTTCTATCGAGTGCCCGTTCAGCCATCAGTTGCATTCCGCGTTCAGCTGCACCAATTAGTCTCATGCAATGGTGCAACCTTCCCGGTCCCAACCTTCCCTTCAAGAAAAATATGCCCAAAAAAATTGCAAATAGATTCAGAACAGATCCAGAATATGGTAAGTtaacaaacacaattatatCATGTCACACAGACCCACTAACATTAAACCCTACTTTCACTGTATATTTTAACCAtatcaaacatattatattaaacggATACCTGAGCAATTTCAAAACCGCGGCCTTCGCCCAGAAGGATATTCTTGGCAGGCACACAGACATTCTCAAAAGTAATCTCTGCGTGTCCATGAGGTGCATCATCATATCCAAAAACTGTTAGCGGTCTCTTGATGGTTACACCAGGTGTTTGAAGGTCAACTAAGATCATGGATTGTTGCTTGTGTTTTGGGGCTGTGAAGTCCGTTTTGCCCTGCGTCTCCTCCAAATTCACAATGATATCTCTAAAACATATGATTGCtattaaataatacaatgaGGGGCAAAACTGACCATCACTATAAGAATCCTGCACCTAGGATCCATTGCTCCACTAGTCCACCACTTTCTACCATTGATGATATAAAAGTCCCCTTGTCTGCATAATTCAATCGAAAGGCACATGAAGACTAATGTTAACTAGCAAATAGGCAAGATTTCAGCTACAAAATTGGCTTCATTTGTTAAGACTGGGAAACCATCGATGAATTTATAGATACACATTCATATGACTTTGTTTAGTATGAAAGGTGTGGCTCGTTGGGTTACACATGAAATCGCGTCATCTTCAAACGCCTCTCATCAACAATCTAAGTGtctgattaatattaaatttcgACAGTATGTAGATCTCTCCAAGGCTAATTCTTTGGGTCCTCGCCTAGCTCAATCAAACACTGCCTCCATTCGATCAGTCATTATATATCACCAATGCAGTTTTTGAGGTGTATCTAGATCTTAATCAGACTAACTTCAGATACACCCGTTTTCAAACAGGATCCAATCCGGATAAGAAATTCGGCTGAAATAGTATctccaaatttaaaaaaataaaataaaagatgctCATTTTGCTTTCTGAAGTTGCATCAAATGTTCCTTTTGCTtcataaatgttttaaaaatggCTCAAATTATTTGTACCATCATTTCTTGGTTAATTCCTTTAAGTTTATACACAATTGTTGCACTTAATCCCAATAATTAATTggttcaaaatttattttctttccaaaGTGCATAGTAAAATTAAAGGAATTAACTAATAACTGACGCAATTTGAGCTATTTTTAAAGGTTCATTAAGCAAAAGAAACGTGATGGAAGTTCAGAAAGCAAAACAAGCTGATGCAAGTTCAGGAAACAAATGAATCTGTTTCCACCAAATTATATATGTTGAGTAGAAGTTTGAACTTTTGTACATGTTAGTGGTAAGTATTGGTTGACAAGATGCGTTGATATCACAAAAATGTAATgttcaatgaaaaaaaatggagCAGGTTTATGATTAAGAAGAGTACCGTTTGATTGAACATTCTATATTGGTTGCATCAGAAGATGCAACTTGAGGTTCTGTCATTGCAAATCCAGATCGAATATTTCCCTCAAGCAAAGGAATAAGCCATTCCTCCATCTGTTCCTTATTTCCATATCGCAGTAAGACCTGTAAAGAACAGCTAATCTTTCAAATTTCAATCATGTTGCACAGGAAAATGTTCATAAGTAGCTGCTTAATGTTCCCTTAACCTCCATGTTTCCAGTATCAGGAGCTCCGCAGTTAAATATTTGCGGAGCACATAACGAACGGCCCATTATTTCACAAAGGTATCCGTATTCCAGGTTTGTCAAACGAGGACCCAATAAGTTATCAACATCCCCAACATTTTTACCAGCAAAGAGCATTTCTTTCGCCCTCAGAGAACTGTCAAACTGCAAAATCAACATAAGAACACAAACACAGACTAAGAAATAAGTCAATACTATACAGGTGACTGACTGATCAAGGAAAGATGCATACAGGAATAAATAAATTCCAGAGGCCTTCTTTTTTCGCCAACTCCTTTAGTCTCTCCTCCTCGGGATGGACTGTCCACCGCTTGTCAGATTGAGCAAGCAAGGATAATTCTTTTTCCAGAGGATATATATGAATTTCCATGAACCTGATCAGTTTTTCTCTCAATTCAGCAATTCTTCTACTAGGAACAAACCTTCCTCCAATATTCAACTGGgcttctttttctctttctgCATTATGATGTATCTTATATACAATGActacttaaatttaaatgatgaaaataaattcagagctaaccaaatggagattGTTCAGGAAGCACagtttctttattaataaaGGACCATGCACTGTCTATAAGAGCATTAGCTTTTGATCCAGCACTTTGAGCACGCTCCCCACCCGAAGCATTACCCTGCAAATGTTGATAGAGCATATTCATGGTTGCTACTAATATAATTCATGATCAGACTATATTAGTTACATGATTTACCGTGATCCATCTACTGTGTACCCCAGCAAGGATTGATGCTCCTCGGAATAGAGAAAAGGCAATATAAAACTTCCACTCACCAACAGGCCATGGCTTACCCTACACAGGTAAAtgtaaaaagaaaaaggaatagTTCATCTTGTGGACTTGACTTATGAACACAAAGATCGGGTTAGTTCATATGTATTCAGTTATAGGATATATATTGTTCCTTAAATGCAGATGCCACAATGAAAGCCTTTGAATATCTTTACAGATGTTGGGGGTTATGTTGATAAGTATGTCTGATTGTCGGTTCTCAAAGGTTATTTATTCTCAAGGGTTTTTTTGTCACTGTTGTATATGAGGTTTGGATcgaaagaaacataaaaaaatattggattattaaaagggatgaaaatcaaaatttggaGTAATATGATCATCTGCAGTAAGATCAAGAGTAAATGTTAAGGTAAACTCCCATACAATCACCACAACTAGTTGCTTTATGAAAACACTAATTTTTGTATCTGTATAAGTTTGAAAACTAAATTCAGTCAGAATTTGTCGCTGGAAACAGATTCGGATGCAAAAGTACAaacaataagtttttttttccaaatagaGAAATGGAATAGAAATTATCAAAAGAAACACATAAACTAAGAACAAACTTTTATCTTACAGCGAAACTACAATATTCTCCAAGGAACTGTGCAAGAGGAGGGATGCCTTGAGGTAGGCCACTAGCTTCAAGGCCTGCATCTTGTCCTACATTTTCAATGGCAACATCCAAAATATAAGCCTgcacaaatcaaacaaacaagaaaGCAGAGAAGTTAAATCCAAATCTTTGGAGtaaattatcaaaacatgtTAATCTAGAACAACAAATTGTACCAAGCAGCAATAAGCAACATCACACATTTGATTCCCAAGTGTGGATAATTCCCAATCAAGAATTCCAATGACCCTATCCTGAATCAAGATCCATCAAATAATTAGTGTTAGTGGCTGATGAATGAATGATGTACAGAAAAATGCTATAAAGTGTTGTTCACCTCAACAGGATGGAAAACAATGTTGTCAATCCGAAAGTCACCATGGACTAGGCCTGCAGAAGCTCGTGAATTATCTTCAACAGGAATATGTTGTCGTAACCAGTCAACAAGCTCTAACATCTTAGGGTTTCTACCGGATTGTCCTTCGCCAGTCGAAGCAATATATTGCCTCGCCCACCTCTCTACCTAAAGATATAACCAGCATTGGTtttcttttacaaaaaaaaccTAAAGTGGGATGGTTTTCGACAAACTCATTCACCTGCCGCTTACAGTAGTTACTCGGACGCCCATAATTTTCTAAACCAATTCCATTAACATTGACAGAATGTAGAGAAGCTAAAGCTTTAGCAATTGAACTATACACAGACGCACGTCTATTTGGTGTTAAACCCTGAATCATTAAATGATATCAAAAGAGAACTTAATGTTGTCATTTACCAAAACAATTCTATATTAATCAGTAGAAGATAACATACAGGGAGCTTTGGATCAACAAATATACGACCGTCCAAGTACTCCATAATGTAAAATGGAGTTCCAATGACACTTGAATCAGTGCACAGACAGAACACCTTTGGGACTGGAACTTTCGTATGAACACTCAACGCTTGCAATACCTGATTCATCAATAATGTAATCAGATAAATCAGATTGATGAGTTACATGAAGTTGTGTTCTAGTAAACCTGAAATTCTCTTTCAACGGCATGAGCAGAATCAAGTAATTTCCCTTGAGGCTTCTTTCTGATGACATATCGGCTCACGGATGCGCCGGAATTAACTTCCAACAAGAACGTTGGATTTGATTGCCCGTGACCAAACTGAAATACGCGGATCGCATAAAAAAAGGATCAATCAACGTATCAGTCAACAGATAAGAATCGAATTTGTCATTTGCATGAACAAGTAATAAATTCCGAATGATTTTCAAACCTGAGAGACGGTTACTTGGGAGGCAGAGATTGGGAAGCCGGAGACAGCGGTGGAGCAGTAGAGAAGAAGTGAGTCGATATCGAACTGCTGAGTCGGGTGGACTGGACCAACTAGATCAGCAACTCGAGTCGCCATTGCAGTTCGAAAAATGAcggagagaaagagagagagaatttcCGTACAGATAGATTATTAGAAATCACGATTCTTCATAACAAATTTAACATAGAACATATCTGCTAGATTTCTTctgttataaaatttaaaaatgtcatatttaataaaatggtgtattatctcaaattaatcttaaataagctcaaattataaaatatgaagaaaattaaattaaaatataatttatgtcaaaaaaaaaaaatgctatTTTCAtctaacaataaataataagatttttttagtaTGAATAGTATAATCTCAATGAATTGAAGTTTGTGTAATATATGTTCCTGATTATATACCTTTtaagtttaactattaatgttttataatctCATTTATTGAATCTCATTTATTGAATGATTGagtattaattttatgaattaactTACTAAttaaaagacaataaaatataaatttcttgTATGAAAAGTAGAGGTGATGAACCAGcaaccggttaaacggttccggTAAAGATCGattttaccttttattttataaactgaTTAACCAACCGTTAATGGTATCGATTTTACCGGTTCTATCGGTTTTGGTCGGTTCCGGTCAATTAACCGGGTTTAACCaggaaccgataattcaattttttaaattaagtataataaatatatgaaatggtttttttttattgtttgaacttccattttatactattttttatcatttttattttgtctttattataatatattatataattattataatataatatattaaaatatattattattataatatattttattgatatattcaTGAAtaggttataatatataattttattgtaataatataatatattttatagctattAGGATAacttttatatgttttttttgagaaaattcaaatttattatgtcGATTCATTGTATCGATTAGTCTTTAACCAACCAAGTATATGTGAATTTGATTGAATCTCTTTCTCAATCGATAGAACGGAAAGTGAAATCggtaagttataataaaataaaaaaagatttataaattattaaataccatttataatatatctattatttataaaataactaatacaaattataaaatataaaaaatgtataattaaattattatcggtTTACCGATTAAACTATTAGAAAAATAGGTAAACTAAAAACCGAAC from Impatiens glandulifera chromosome 5, dImpGla2.1, whole genome shotgun sequence includes:
- the LOC124939463 gene encoding probable pectinesterase/pectinesterase inhibitor 21, with the translated sequence MANKIAVLGLSSILLVAAVIGVVTVSKRGGESSDGTENLGGGISTTTKSVESICKSTDYKDTCTSTLAPAAGNISDPKELIKLAFNVAVEHISSAMANSSVLQQAETDPRTHDAFENCKELLNDSMDDLRDSMDKFSNFDVTGIDEFFSDLKTWLSGALTFQGTCLDGFENTTGDSGEKMKKLLQVSGELTRNGLAMVDAFADTITNLNLSALTGRRLLSDDGLPSWIDAGKRSLLEAPATAFTQTNVNGPLTPKVTVALDGSGDVKTIAAALLRVPKKNKTPFVIHIKAGIYQEYLEIGRKMSNVVLIGDGPTKTRITGNKNFVDGINTFRTSTVVVQGNHFFAKGIGFENSAGAKKHQAVALRVSSDMAMFYQCDMDGYQDTLYVHVHRQYYRECKISGTIDFIFGDANSLFQNCTMIVRQPLENQGCMVTAQGRDDKRENTGIVLQKCTISAAPEFTSSPYKISAYLGRPWKQFSRTIIMQTQIDGFIDPTGWAPWAGSFGIDTLFYSEYANTGPGADKSNRVKWAGIKTITAQDAVQFTGARFIAGNLWVKPSGVPYDAGM
- the LOC124938621 gene encoding probable acyl-CoA dehydrogenase IBR3, which codes for MATRVADLVGPVHPTQQFDIDSLLLYCSTAVSGFPISASQVTVSQFGHGQSNPTFLLEVNSGASVSRYVIRKKPQGKLLDSAHAVEREFQVLQALSVHTKVPVPKVFCLCTDSSVIGTPFYIMEYLDGRIFVDPKLPGLTPNRRASVYSSIAKALASLHSVNVNGIGLENYGRPSNYCKRQVERWARQYIASTGEGQSGRNPKMLELVDWLRQHIPVEDNSRASAGLVHGDFRIDNIVFHPVEDRVIGILDWELSTLGNQMCDVAYCCLAYILDVAIENVGQDAGLEASGLPQGIPPLAQFLGEYCSFAGKPWPVGEWKFYIAFSLFRGASILAGVHSRWITGNASGGERAQSAGSKANALIDSAWSFINKETVLPEQSPFEREKEAQLNIGGRFVPSRRIAELREKLIRFMEIHIYPLEKELSLLAQSDKRWTVHPEEERLKELAKKEGLWNLFIPFDSSLRAKEMLFAGKNVGDVDNLLGPRLTNLEYGYLCEIMGRSLCAPQIFNCGAPDTGNMEVLLRYGNKEQMEEWLIPLLEGNIRSGFAMTEPQVASSDATNIECSIKRQGDFYIINGRKWWTSGAMDPRCRILIVMGKTDFTAPKHKQQSMILVDLQTPGVTIKRPLTVFGYDDAPHGHAEITFENVCVPAKNILLGEGRGFEIAQGRLGPGRLHHCMRLIGAAERGMQLMAERALDRTTFGKLIAQHGSFLSDMAKCRIELEQARLLVLEAADQLDRLGNKAARGTIAMAKVAAPNMTLKVLDMAMQVHGAAGVSQDTVLAHQWAVSRTLRIADGPDEVHLGTIGKLELQRAKTRL